The following is a genomic window from Mustela lutreola isolate mMusLut2 chromosome 5, mMusLut2.pri, whole genome shotgun sequence.
AAGGAGCTATTTCAACAGTAAGAAATTAACTGAGTCAATCACACATAAATATGCAATGAACCTGGGTTTCGATATCACACACAAAGAGAGGCAGTGATGTGTCATGTCTGTCTAATGGAATTCAAAATTATTCGTACAATTAGAGGCTTCAAAGCGACACGAACTCATCATATTCCAATTACAACTTCAAAACTTTAAACGTCAGTTGAAACCAGCTCAACGATGTAAGACCAAACAGCCATGCCCATGAGCAGCTCCCGAGCCAAGCGACAGCTCCCTCCTCCCTAGAATACTGGCTTGGCTTGGCCTCTAGGGTAACCCCCAACCCTCTGGGCCTTCCTCCTGCCCAACTCCTCCTCTCGAGGCTTTACGGGGCACCCCTCCTGTGTCAGAGGCCAGAGTTCAGGCCTTGCCCagctctgccccctccccgggGGAACCTCGGCCACTCTGGCTTCAGCAACTTCTGGGAGCTGAGGCCAGTCTCCAGCCCCTCCTTCCTGAGCCCCAGGTCCCCCTCTACCCACCACTGCCAGCCTCAGAGCTCCACACACACCTCAGCCTCCCCGGTCTTTCCCCTCCGGGATCTGCCTGCACCTTCCCCCGCTCAGCGACAACTGCCAACTTGCAGTTGCTCCGGCCCAAATCCTGGGCGAAGGGCTCCTCCGGCTTGCCCGCCCCACACTGGCCATGCCCATGCTTCCTCTTGGTTTCATCTTCCCGACGCATACAGAACCTGCCCGCCTGTATCAGCTTCTGCACACCGGCACGAGCCAACCACACCAGCCGCGGGGCCACCCGCAGGAGCTCCTAACCTGTCACCCGGCTCCCACCCACGTCCGTGTCCACACAGCAGCCTCGGGCCCTTTGCCCCCAGGCGGTCCTCCGCGCCTCTGCTCAAAGCCACCAGGGCTCCCGCATCCGACAGCACAGTGTCCTTACTGCCCCGCCCAGAGCTCCTCTCTGACGCCACCTCTCCCTGCTCCCGCCACACCCACCGCCCTGCTGCCGCCGGAACCCAAGGGGCACCCAGCCCTGGGCACCTCTGCGGGTGGCTCTGCCTGGCACGTTCCCCAAACCTCCATGTGGCCCCTTTCCAGGGACAtgatctctgtccctccctctcctgctttacTCCACCCACTTAGCCCTTAGCACCCACTAAGCCCACTTAGCACTTAGCCATCTTGTCggacacttttttttaagttttttttttcttttttttttttaaataagctccatgcccactgcggagctcgaacttacaaccctgagacaaAAGTCGCATGCTCTGCTGACCAAGCCAGCCTGGCGCCCTCTACACAGGGACCTCATTTAATATCTGCTCTCCCCACGGGCATCTAGGCACCTCGGGGCCGGGATGTCCCTCTTGCTCACTGACTAAAGGATCCCAAGTGATCAGAGAACGGCACTTTGCAGCACCGAATAAATACTTGtcgaatgaatgaacaaaggacaCATGATCCCATcgtgaatcattttttttttaagaatttgtttatttatttgacagaaagagatcacaagtaggcagagaggcaggcagagaaagagaggaggaagcaggctccccgctgagcagagagcccgatgtgggactcgatcccaggaccctgggatcatgacctgagctgaaggcagcggcttaacccactgagccacccaggcgccccccccccacgtCGTGAATCATTTATCTTCATCAGAACATGATGATAACATTTACGTTCATCAGTTCACATCTTGAGTCGTAATTAAAATTagtccttgggacgcctgggtggctcagttggttaagcagctgccttcggctcaggtcatgatcccagcgtcctgagatcgagtcccgcatcgggctccttgctccacggggagtctgcttctccctctgactctgccttccactctgtctgcctgtgctcgctctccctctgaaaaataaataaataaaatctttaaaaaaaataaaaattaaaaaaaaaattaaaaaaaataaaataaaattagtccTTGAAGTTATGAAATTCAATACCCCACCACCAAGTGTCCTTACTGGGTAGGATTTTCTCATGCCACAAGTACTCCCTGAGTCGCCGCTCTGTGCTGGTGCGGCCATGCTGGGGGTAAGCTCGCTCTGGAACTTCCGTCGCAGTGCCCGCGGCCAACCTGCCAAGGCTACCGTGTAAAGAGATGTGTGATAACTCACCCCGGAGAAGGGAACAGGCAGCCAGTGGATAGAAAATCAGGGCACTGGGGTTTGTCTCACGAGGCAATGAGGGATGACTTCCTGAGGAAAGGACACCTGACAGGTGAGTGGTCAGGAGGCGCTCACCAACTGGGGGTCAGGAGGCGCTCACCAACTGGGGGTCAGGAGGCACTCACCAACTAGGGCCAGAGCTGGGGGGACCGAAGCTGGGGAAGAACACGACTCACACTGCAGATCCAAGAGCCAAGAGAAGGACAGAGCACTGACGCGCAGAGAGCGGAGGGAAGCAGGGGCCACGCTGCACCATGCCTCGGACCTGGTAGAGCCGCCATACCTTATCCTCGCTGCTTTTTTAAGCAGTTAAGATGTCCCAGGTGGGTTTCACCCAAGGACAAGACCTGTTTCACATCTGAGTAGAGGAGCAGGGCTACAGTTAGCCGTGGTCATCTACCACGCCCGGTGCATCTGCCAGGCCCGGATCAGAGTCCTCACCTCTGTTGGGTGGGAGCCACAAAAGCACAGAGCTGGTAGGAACCACTGGTGTGCTATCGGAAGCGGGACAAGGACCGCTAACAGCAGGCTTCTACCTCTCCAGTTTCCTAAGCATCCTCCAGGCTCCCCCGTGGCCTTCATGTGGCTTGGCTGCCACAGGGAACACAGGTGTCACACAGGATCCGTCAAGCCATGTCACTATGCCGACCAATGCCCAGATAAGGGAAGTGCGCTTCCTTGAAGACGGCCCCATTAGGGCTCCCCAGACTCTGGGGAGCAGAGCTGGCCCCCTGACCCACCGGCTGgcactttccctcttcccctccacagCCTCCACGTAGGCAAGGCTCCGTGAGGGTTAAAAGCAGGGCCCTGCACCCACGAAAGAGTCCCCACGGGTCCTGTGAACACGCTCCCTGGTGGGAAACTGGCTGAGTCCCTCTCAGCCCACAGTACGTGGCTGTCCTATGTTTTCAGCTGCTCCCCCTTTTTTCTTGGGAACAGGGAGATGCCACAAGGTGTTTATTTGAAGTTTCCTCTGCGTACAGGAAAATGGACAGTAACTGCAAAAGCATTCATCAAAAACACAGGCCTCTTATTTCCTGAGTGAAGAGCTCCAAAAACTTATAACACTCAAACATGGTAGGGCGCACACGGAGCTGGAGCCTATAGGCCACGTGGCGATGACGTGCGCACACCCCCAGGCCActgctgcccaccccaccccccgccaccctgGGGCGGAGCTGCTGTGGCTGCGTAAGCCCACACCTCAGGCCACCACCGGCCGGCCTCGCAGGATGGCACAGAAGTCATGGTAAACATCACCTCTCCCTTTAAATAAAGCGTGCAACTCAAATTAAATCTGTTTTCCCCAAAATGCTGCCCAAACACCATCAGGAGGAGCAGGTAACCATCAAAGGCCAGGACAATGCTAAGACCCCAAAGAGTTCCTTTAAAATGACAACGGATCACGCCCCTTTGCGCTGCTGTAACAAGAGGGTGAACATCCACGTTTTGTCTTAATTTGAGCTTACTGAGAATTCCAAACATATAGAATCCTGCTACTTTCAAGCACATGTAACAACAGTACTTCcaaattgactttaaaaaaaaacacagaagtggCATTGTCCTGAAGTTCCTGATCGTTAGGATAACGCTCCCAAGCACTCAGCCATCTTCTACAAAAAGCTgtaactaaggaaaaaaaaataacacaaaaaagctaaattcccctttttttttaatattacaaacTACACATACCAGTCATATTGTGGCATTTCAGCAAACACCCAATTTTGCCACGATTATTATGGCGACAATTACAGACCCTGAAAAGTCAAATGGATTTCTCTCTGCGGTCTGTGAACCAACAATTACAATAAGAGTGTCCTATCCTGGTCATCTTTCCAAAAGCTAAGTTTGGAGCCGTTTACAACACGATGCCGTGGTATTTCCACTTTGTAAAGGGTATAATCTAAGTTAGCTACAAATCAGTCAGATGAGGCCAACCGAAACTAGCCGCCGCTCGCAGGCCCTGGAAACTGCCTCCCTACAAGATCAGAGGAAGGATCGACTCGAAGGAACGTGTCATTAACTCTCCCAAGTGACTTCGGCTGGCTGTTAGGTGAGCAACCACGGAAATCGGCCACCACATTAGACACCGGGAGCTCATAAAGCAGTTTCCAGATTGGAGTTTTTAGGGCTTAGGGAGATCATTGAGAATTTTATCTGAGGCCAAAGTTTTAACGACATGACTGACTCTTCTACGATTAAACTTTTAAGGCCCCGAGGTACTTCGTCAAGCCCGTGAAGTGAAATCCGACGTCCCCCAGACTTTTGGGGTGGGCCCCAGGTGGGCCGGCGGCCACACAGAAGTGGCCTGTCAGTGCTGGCCAGTCTGCTCAGGACCTAAAGCCAACCAACCAGGGGCAGGGCCGCACACTCACCATCTGAGGCACTCCGAAAACAATGATGTTCGAGTACTGCGAGAAAGTAACCTAGAGGAGAGGGAGATTGATGCGCACGTTAGTTTTAAAAGGCCAACATCAAGCTGAACGTTTGTTTCTAAAGGACCAATTCCCCATTTCGTCCAACGGCAGGTTTCTACAGAGAGTGGCTCCTTGTGAGATCTCACGAGAAGCCACGTTCCTGCTTCTGTTAATCCGACCCACTGCCGCTGTCCAAAGACCTCCCTAAGTCACTGCTGTCACCCTCAGGGATGCTCCCGGCAGGGCCTACCAGGGGTCATCTGTCCGAAATTCCAGTGACTCGTCCAGGGACCAGTTGGTGGCCGTGTGGTTGGCCTCAGCCACCTGTGCCCTGATGCACACGTCCTCCCCTGCTCCACCATACGCCGAATGGGCTCAGCAGGAACATGGGACGTCGGACATGCACCTGTCTGTGACACGAGCCATCTTAAGATTCTAGGCCCCCTCCTCTTCTCTAAAAGACTaagtaaaaaatggaataaaatgatcTTTAGTTGAAAAACTGGGGGAAAAGTGCTTTGCCAGTCAAAATTCTTATTACCCAATAAAAGTCTTATCTACTCTATAGAGGGATCGTTTATGCATAGACAGTCTAAAAAACAATGCAAGCAAAACTCAAGTGAATTTTTATAAGCTACTGATGACAACATTACAATGGGAaattcttatttaagaaaaagcatttcatgGAGCAATTCTAAAGCAAAAttacaggactttttttttagagTACAAATAAACTTGAAGTAACTTATACATTATGAAGACCAGAAAGAACCATGACAATGTAATCAGGGgattctttttgggggggggggggattctctCTTTTGCactcatctctgtctctctgtagaCAAAcagccacacacaaaaacacacctCTGTGTAcgcacacacttgcacacatgcacacagggtCTACCATTTACCAAGAAGGCCATTAACAAGTTAATTCCTGAATGATAATTCATAAGAtttccaaatgaaataaatatctcATCATTTTGTAACGGATagaaaggaaaactttttaaTTGAGCAAATTCTTAGAATTCACATGACCTATCGGGTCTAAGACCTTAAGCTTCTACTCTGAAAGTGTTAACGTGTAAATCTATCAATTTAAAAAGTgttcacaggggcgcctgggtggctcagtgggttaaagcctctgccttcggctcaggtcatgatcccaaggtcctgggatcaagccccacatcaggctctctgctcagcagggagcctgcttcctcctctctctgtctgcctctctgcctacttgtaatctctgtctgtcaaaaaattaataaataaataaataaatctttaaaaaaaaaaaaaacctcatggtttaaaaaaataaaataaaataaaaataaaaagtgttcacATTTCATGATGCTGAGATATACACTTGTATcttaactgtttttcttttaatacatcCTCAGTTTTTAATCATACTAATTGCGAATTACAAAGTTTTGGTTGGCATTTTCTAGGCGCATTCTCTGCCTCACATACCTTCCATAAGTCTGAAATATAAAACTGGGCGGAGTCCTGCACCCCTTCTCTCCAAGCACGGTATCTGGAGTACCAAACCAGCCATGGGTTTAATTCATAACCAACGGCTCTGAATCCTGCTTTTGCAGCTGCTATCACCTGCAAAAAGAGGTGTTTATTCAAGgtaagaagaaaaacatcaacctactgaatggaagatcTCTGCAAATGacatccaataaggggttagtatccacaatatgtaaagaacttagacaattcaacatcaaaaacaacaaataatccaattaagaatgggcagaagacttgaagagacatttctccaaagaaacgtgcaaaatggccaacagacacatgaaggatgttcaacatcactcaccatcggggaaatgcaaatcagaactacaatgagataccacctcgcacTCGTGAGAATGGATCCAGTCAaatacacaagaaacaagtgtcgGTGACAACGTGGAGAAAAACCCTCATGTACTATGCGTGGGAATGTGAATTTGGTGCAGCCTCTGTAAAAAAGTATGGATGGCCccccaagaattaaaaacagaaataccatacaaGCCAGtagttccactactgggtatctacccaaagaacatgaaaacactaatttgaaaaaatacatgtacCTCTATGTTTaccgcagcattatttacaattgccgaattatggaagcagccccagTGTCCAGTgatagatgaagggataaagaagccagggtgtatatacatatacgcaatggaatattactcagccataaaaaagaatgaaatcttgccatttgcaacaaatggatggatctagaatgatatgatactaagtgaaataagtcagagaaagacaaataccctatgatttcactcatatgtggaatttaagaaacaaaacaaatgaacaaatgtaggaacaaacaaaaaaaccagactcttaaatacagagaataaactacTGGTCCCCAGAGGGGAGacaggcagggggatgggtgaactagGTGACGGGGATTAATGGTGCGCTATCATGATGAGCACGGAGTCACACGaacaattgttgaatcactgtattgtacacctaaaactaatgtaacactgtatgttaactatactgtaatttaaaaaataaacttagaattttttaattaatttattttttaaaaaaaagaaaaacagcaacttAACGTGCCCCACTGATAGGACTACTTCCTATTTTTGGTCTATAATCACAAAATGTCCAATCAAAAGgcacttcttttgttaaaaaagCCATTTAAAGATAGATCTCTGAAACTATGTAGCTTTGCAGACAAGACAATGCTGACTTAAACTcagttttcatgtttttgttgaagatttcacCAGGAGCACCACCACCGTCAGGTTTGCTCTGGACAGAGCATTTCTGGATCGGCCAACCCCTACCTCCGCCCAACGAGCAGTCCCTGGTAGCCCAGCATCCCTCTCCGTCAGTGACAGCAGAGCAGCGGGAAAAACGAATCAGCGAGGAGAATGTTTTGTGAACTAGCTCTAATCTGAGACCAAAATGAactgtcaggggcacctgggtggctcagtgggtcaagcttctgtcttcggctcaggtcatgatctcagggtcttgggatcgagccccgcatcgggctctctgctcagcagggagcctgcttccccctctctctctctgcccgcctctctgcctacttatgacctgTCAGTGAGAACCTGCAACTACTTACACACTTTCTTAGTACTTAAAGACTGTTCACCCCAAGTTGAAAACAGGTAAAAGTAAAAGGGAAGGAGTCACAATACAGTCGACTGCAGAGGGCTACAGGCCTCTGTAAGCTGAGGACAGTGGGCGGGTCCTGCggtccctgctcattctctcttcccACCACTCCTCGAGGGAGCATCCCAAAGGAGCTGTCCACCCACAGTAATTTCTCTCGTTAACTATAGTGTTACCCCcttaaggagaaaaggaaaccacaaAGATACTGCTCAGATGGGTAAAGCATTCCTAACTGGGTTgggggttttttaagattttattcatttatttgacagagagatcacaagtaggcagagaggcaggcagagaggaagggggaagcaggcaccccgccgagcacagagcccgatgtggggcttgatcccggaccatgggatcatgacctgagctgaagacagaggttttaacccactaagccacccaggcgcccccataactgGGTTTTAAAACTTCCTCCTGATTCACAGATATACCTCTTgatttcctaaaaacaaacatttttatgttCTAAATATGCTTATGTTTTAGCCTCATCCTGGCTATCTGGGTCATCAGGAAGGCATGGCAAGGTCCATGCTCCAGGGGGTGGTAAAAGGAGTCACGCCCCAGCTGGTCTCCAACCAAATGTTTCCAGAACAGGAGCTTGACTACTGCTATCCTCACTTTCCGAGTCATCCCTGGATGGGGATGGTGCCACCATGCCCATGGAGGGACATGCTGGGGACACCCGCTGGCCAGTGGCCTCGAATCTTACTTATAGGTTCTCCGCTGGAGTCAGGGAGCTGAGATCACTCAAAGTCTGATCTCTGGGTAAGTGAGGGTTAATGCACTGGCTCTTTGCCATTTTAACTCTACATTACCCCACAGAAACCATTATAATGTATAAACAAAGACAAGTATAGAAGCAAATGTCTATGTTAAACTACAGGGCTCCATGTTTCCTCTAATTAACACCACTTCTCCTGGCCCGGGtttttttattggaaaatttCGTAATTACCCATTAATTGCTCCTTTTTACCTGGCAAATCTACAGAGCACTTCCCccttcagaaaaattaaatctgagaaaaataaattccagttcaTGCTGGAGGGTTTGAGAGTTCAGccaaacacacaaaataaatgacaACTTTACTAAACTGTCCGATTTAGCAGGTCCTGGCATAAACCTCGTAAATGAGGTGAAGCTGGGACGGGCTGGATGGTGCTGGGGACTGTGGGGGGCACGTGTGACGAGTACTGGGTGTGAATCGCTAAATTCGACTCCCGAAACCAATACCACAATCTGtgttaaccaactagaatttaaacaaaaactagatacaagaaagaaagaaagaaagagagagagagaaagagaaaaagaaacgaAGCAGGAATTTTAAAACCTCTAGTTCAAAACCTTCAAGTGTCTCAGCATAACTTACAATACGCCCGTCGCCACTGCCAATGTCGACCAGGGATCCTGTTCTGCAGTGcaacattttcacaacattttcAATCTGCTTCGTAGTTGCAGGTACAAAAGGCAGACAAATTTTTCGGAGGGCTGGCGTTAGAAATGGTGTGGCCACGGCGTACACGGCCACCAGCGTCCCGCCCACAATCCCGGTAAATAAGAACCCCCAACTGCTTCTCTTTGAACCGTCGGCTCCGCAACTTGCAGCTGGGACACATCGTGACTCGTTTTCTTCAAGGACTGCTGGGGGTGCACCTAGATGGAAAGCAAGCAGGAAACAGGTACATCACCCCAATCTGAAATCcaaggtagtttttttttctacaatTCTTTCTGACAAACTCATACTGTTTAAAGGATGATTTAGCTAAACACAATCTAAATTACAGAGGTAGGATTCCATGAGTTCTAAATTCCATCAACTAAACTGAAGCTTTTctgagaaaatggtccagttcTAATGGGAGACtaactaaaatcttttctttccaacttactaatttttttttttttttagtctttctttgaaaaaaatgtattcgggcgtctggatggctcagtcagttaagcagctgcctttggctcaggtcatgatctcagggtcctgggttcaagttccgcatcaggctccctgctcagcctctccccttcctcccgcGTGTATGCACAcacgctttctctcaaataaataaataaaaccaaaaagaaaacaatgtattCATTCCTCTCTAGCATattatgaatttaataaaaacacacattaaTAGAGATGTTAACCATGAACTCCATATTTTCATAGTTTAGAACAAAACTTCACGAGTAAGTATTACAATGTCTAATTACCACCCTATTTCCAATAAGATACACAGATTCCACATCCAACTTGGTTAGGTGTCTACACTGCAGATGCACTAATACCAGTGTCAAATAACAGGAGACCAAAATCTggtttcaccaaaaaaaaaaaaaaaaaaaaaaaaaagtatggtaatAGAAAGATTTTGGAAGAAGATCCGAAAAGAACAAATGATAAAATCATTTCAATCCACCAGTGTGGAATAAAGCAAGCTCCATCCAGTCACTTGAACACAGAAACAAGTGAAACCTGAAATACACTCCTCCTGAGTTTTACCCTTTAAAATAGTCTTAAGAGGAACTCAAGTTCCCAGGACTGAAACTGATTTGAAAGTGATTTTGAAATTGATTACAGAGGGCCCAGCATAGCAAGTAAGAGCATGACCCCCAGGTGAGGATCTGGGCTCTGCACCTGACTACTGGTATGACCCTTCACCTCTGGGAACTttgcttttctcatctgtaacatggggatTACATGGTCACTGCAGAT
Proteins encoded in this region:
- the ATPSCKMT gene encoding ATP synthase subunit C lysine N-methyltransferase isoform X13, which encodes MEGGGGAPPAVLEENESRCVPAASCGADGSKRSSWGFLFTGIVGGTLVAVYAVATPFLTPALRKICLPFVPATTKQIENVVKMLHCRTGSLVDIGSGDGRIVIAAAKAGFRAVGYELNPWLVWYSRYRAWREGVQDSAQFYISDLWKVTFSQYSNIIVFGVPQMVACTIRKDCDPTQKEPLGELRRANSGDRKKRGLGEHGFMISPVHRP
- the ATPSCKMT gene encoding ATP synthase subunit C lysine N-methyltransferase isoform X9, which gives rise to MEGGGGAPPAVLEENESRCVPAASCGADGSKRSSWGFLFTGIVGGTLVAVYAVATPFLTPALRKICLPFVPATTKQIENVVKMLHCRTGSLVDIGSGDGRIVIAAAKAGFRAVGYELNPWLVWYSRYRAWREGVQDSAQFYISDLWKTGACPTSHVPAEPIRRMVEQGRTCASGHRWLRPTTRPPTGPWTSHWNFGQMTPGYFLAVLEHHCFRSASDGS
- the ATPSCKMT gene encoding ATP synthase subunit C lysine N-methyltransferase isoform X16; this encodes MEGGGGAPPAVLEENESRCVPAASCGADGSKRSSWGFLFTGIVGGTLVAVYAVATPFLTPALRKICLPFVPATTKQIENVVKMLHCRTGSLVDIGSGDGRIVIAAAKAGFRAVGYELNPWLVWYSRYRAWREGVQDSAQFYISDLWKVTFSQYSNIIVFGVPQMPWQVGRGHCDGSSRASLPPAWPHQHRAATQGVLVA
- the ATPSCKMT gene encoding ATP synthase subunit C lysine N-methyltransferase isoform X2, coding for MEGGGGAPPAVLEENESRCVPAASCGADGSKRSSWGFLFTGIVGGTLVAVYAVATPFLTPALRKICLPFVPATTKQIENVVKMLHCRTGSLVDIGSGDGRIVIAAAKAGFRAVGYELNPWLVWYSRYRAWREGVQDSAQFYISDLWKTGACPTSHVPAEPIRRMVEQGRTCASGHRWLRPTTRPPTGPWTSHWNFGQMTPGYFLAVLEHHCFRSASDGPRHGAAWPLLPSALCASVLCPSLGSWICSPWQVGRGHCDGSSRASLPPAWPHQHRAATQGVLVA
- the ATPSCKMT gene encoding ATP synthase subunit C lysine N-methyltransferase isoform X14, coding for MEGGGGAPPAVLEENESRCVPAASCGADGSKRSSWGFLFTGIVGGTLVAVYAVATPFLTPALRKICLPFVPATTKQIENVVKMLHCRTGSLVDIGSGDGRIVIAAAKAGFRAVGYELNPWLVWYSRYRAWREGVQDSAQFYISDLWKVTFSQYSNIIVFGVPQMRESEHRQTEWKAESEGEADSPWSKEPDAGLDLRTLGS
- the ATPSCKMT gene encoding ATP synthase subunit C lysine N-methyltransferase isoform X3, yielding MEGGGGAPPAVLEENESRCVPAASCGADGSKRSSWGFLFTGIVGGTLVAVYAVATPFLTPALRKICLPFVPATTKQIENVVKMLHCRTGSLVDIGSGDGRIVIAAAKAGFRAVGYELNPWLVWYSRYRAWREGVQDSAQFYISDLWKVTFSQYSNIIVFGVPQMVRGMVQRGPCFPPLSARQCSVLLLALGSAVLGRLAAGTATEVPERAYPQHGRTSTERRLREYLWHEKILPKGERAQADRVEGRVRGRSRLPVEQGARCGTRSQDAGIMT
- the ATPSCKMT gene encoding ATP synthase subunit C lysine N-methyltransferase isoform X6, with product MEGGGGAPPAVLEENESRCVPAASCGADGSKRSSWGFLFTGIVGGTLVAVYAVATPFLTPALRKICLPFVPATTKQIENVVKMLHCRTGSLVDIGSGDGRIVIAAAKAGFRAVGYELNPWLVWYSRYRAWREGVQDSAQFYISDLWKTGACPTSHVPAEPIRRMVEQGRTCASGHRWLRPTTRPPTGPWTSHWNFGQMTPGYFLAVLEHHCFRSASDDAAAGGETCAGA
- the ATPSCKMT gene encoding ATP synthase subunit C lysine N-methyltransferase isoform X17, with translation MEGGGGAPPAVLEENESRCVPAASCGADGSKRSSWGFLFTGIVGGTLVAVYAVATPFLTPALRKICLPFVPATTKQIENVVKMLHCRTGSLVDIGSGDGRIVIAAAKAGFRAVGYELNPWLVWYSRYRAWREGVQDSAQFYISDLWKVTFSQYSNIIVFGVPQMEFIIVDFMQVS
- the ATPSCKMT gene encoding ATP synthase subunit C lysine N-methyltransferase isoform X1, whose translation is MEGGGGAPPAVLEENESRCVPAASCGADGSKRSSWGFLFTGIVGGTLVAVYAVATPFLTPALRKICLPFVPATTKQIENVVKMLHCRTGSLVDIGSGDGRIVIAAAKAGFRAVGYELNPWLVWYSRYRAWREGVQDSAQFYISDLWKTGACPTSHVPAEPIRRMVEQGRTCASGHRWLRPTTRPPTGPWTSHWNFGQMTPGYFLAVLEHHCFRSASDALAGWPRALRRKFQSELTPSMAAPAQSGDSGSTCGMRKSYPRESEHRQTEWKAESEGEADSPWSKEPDAGLDLRTLGS
- the ATPSCKMT gene encoding ATP synthase subunit C lysine N-methyltransferase isoform X12, which produces MLHCRTGSLVDIGSGDGRIVIAAAKAGFRAVGYELNPWLVWYSRYRAWREGVQDSAQFYISDLWKTGACPTSHVPAEPIRRMVEQGRTCASGHRWLRPTTRPPTGPWTSHWNFGQMTPGYFLAVLEHHCFRSASDALAGWPRALRRKFQSELTPSMAAPAQSGDSGSTCGMRKSYPRESEHRQTEWKAESEGEADSPWSKEPDAGLDLRTLGS
- the ATPSCKMT gene encoding ATP synthase subunit C lysine N-methyltransferase isoform X5; its protein translation is MEGGGGAPPAVLEENESRCVPAASCGADGSKRSSWGFLFTGIVGGTLVAVYAVATPFLTPALRKICLPFVPATTKQIENVVKMLHCRTGSLVDIGSGDGRIVIAAAKAGFRAVGYELNPWLVWYSRYRAWREGVQDSAQFYISDLWKVTFSQYSNIIVFGVPQMVRGMVQRGPCFPPLSARQCSVLLLALGSAVLGRLAAGTATEVPERAYPQHGRTSTERRLREYLWHEKILPSKDTWWWGIEFHNFKD
- the ATPSCKMT gene encoding ATP synthase subunit C lysine N-methyltransferase isoform X8; its protein translation is MEGGGGAPPAVLEENESRCVPAASCGADGSKRSSWGFLFTGIVGGTLVAVYAVATPFLTPALRKICLPFVPATTKQIENVVKMLHCRTGSLVDIGSGDGRIVIAAAKAGFRAVGYELNPWLVWYSRYRAWREGVQDSAQFYISDLWKTGACPTSHVPAEPIRRMVEQGRTCASGHRWLRPTTRPPTGPWTSHWNFGQMTPGYFLAVLEHHCFRSASDGIYYC
- the ATPSCKMT gene encoding ATP synthase subunit C lysine N-methyltransferase isoform X4; protein product: MEGGGGAPPAVLEENESRCVPAASCGADGSKRSSWGFLFTGIVGGTLVAVYAVATPFLTPALRKICLPFVPATTKQIENVVKMLHCRTGSLVDIGSGDGRIVIAAAKAGFRAVGYELNPWLVWYSRYRAWREGVQDSAQFYISDLWKTGACPTSHVPAEPIRRMVEQGRTCASGHRWLRPTTRPPTGPWTSHWNFGQMTPGYFLAVLEHHCFRSASDEGERAQADRVEGRVRGRSRLPVEQGARCGTRSQDAGIMT
- the ATPSCKMT gene encoding ATP synthase subunit C lysine N-methyltransferase isoform X7, with translation MEGGGGAPPAVLEENESRCVPAASCGADGSKRSSWGFLFTGIVGGTLVAVYAVATPFLTPALRKICLPFVPATTKQIENVVKMLHCRTGSLVDIGSGDGRIVIAAAKAGFRAVGYELNPWLVWYSRYRAWREGVQDSAQFYISDLWKTGACPTSHVPAEPIRRMVEQGRTCASGHRWLRPTTRPPTGPWTSHWNFGQMTPGYFLAVLEHHCFRSASDGGMYNPEGL
- the ATPSCKMT gene encoding ATP synthase subunit C lysine N-methyltransferase isoform X11 translates to MEGGGGAPPAVLEENESRCVPAASCGADGSKRSSWGFLFTGIVGGTLVAVYAVATPFLTPALRKICLPFVPATTKQIENVVKMLHCRTGSLVDIGSGDGRIVIAAAKAGFRAVGYELNPWLVWYSRYRAWREGVQDSAQFYISDLWKTGACPTSHVPAEPIRRMVEQGRTCASGHRWLRPTTRPPTGPWTSHWNFGQMTPGYFLAVLEHHCFRSASDG